The sequence below is a genomic window from Tenacibaculum tangerinum.
AAAACCCCAGAAGCATCCATTCGAGGCTATAAACCTGGCCGATTTAGCTTTAATGTAAAAGGCGGACGCTGCGAAACTTGCCAAGGTGGTGGAGTTCGTGTTATTGAAATGAATTTTCTCCCCGACGTTCATGTAGAATGCGAAACTTGCCAAGGAAAACGCTTTAATCGAGAAACCTTAGAAATTCGTTATAAAGGTAAATCAATTTCAGATATATTAGAAATGACTATTAACGAAGCGACTGCTTTTTTTGAACACATTCCTAAAATACATCGAAAACTAAAAACCATCAAAGACGTTGGTTTGGGATATATTACACTTGGGCAACAGTCTACCACCTTATCTGGTGGCGAAGCACAACGAATTAAATTGGCTTCTGAACTATCAAAAAGAGACACAGGAAACACCTTTTATATTCTCGATGAACCTACTACAGGGTTGCATTTTGAAGACATTCGTGTGCTTATGAATGTTTTAAACAAACTCACTGATAAAGGAAATACTGTACTTATTATAGAACACAACCTCGATGTTATTAAACTCGCCGACTATATCATCGACATTGGCATGGAAGGGGGCAAAAAAGGAGGAGAATTAGTAACTTTTGGCACTCCTGAAGAAGTTGCTCAGCACAAGAAAAGCTACACGGCAAAATTCTTAAGAAAAGAGTTAAAAAATTAAATTCTTAACAATATTCTCGTTTTAATAACTTATTTTTAACATATAACTTTTGATTTTTTAAAATAGTTTGCTTAGATTTATAATCTGATTTTAAGCATTTATTAAAATCAATAGTATTGCCCCCGAAATTATTTGACCATGAGAATAGAAAAACAATCTGTGTTAATTGCAGATAATTGTCCGTTAATTTGCGAGACATACCAGAATATAATATCTAAAATTGCTAGACTAAATCCTAATTTTAGTTTTAACACTGATATTACTTACAATTGTAATGGAGCTTACGACATTGTGAAGAAAACAATTGAAAAAGAAACTACTCTAAATTTTATTGTTTTAGACTTAAAGCTCTCTCCTTCTAATAATAGAAAAATACTTTCTGGAGAAGATCTTGGACTTTTAGTAAGAAAGTTATTACCCAGTACCAAAATAATTATTTGTACTGACTGTAATGACAACTACAGAATTCATAGTGTTTTTAAAAGTTTAAATCCAGAAGGTTTTATTATAAAAAACGACTTAACTTCAAAAGAACTAAAAAACGCAATAAAGAATATAACAAACAATATTCCTTACTACAGCAAAACAGTTTTAAGTCTTTTAAGAAAAGAAGTTTCTAACAACTTTTCTATAGATTCATTAGACCGTAAAATTTTATATGAACTTTCCTTAGGCTCTAAAATGAAAGAAATGCCTAATTACATCCCTCTTTCTGCTGCAAGCATTGAAAAGCGTAAAAGACATCTAAAAAAAGTTTTTAATGTAAAAGCTAAAGGAGATAGGGAGTTGATATTAATAGCCAAAGAAAAAGGCTTTATTTAGAAATAAAAATACGATTTTTCCTTACTTTTTTTATGGTTTTTCTATAAAAAAGATCAAAATCAAAAATTAGTTTTGGGAAAAAATTAAAATAGTTATTCTTTAAAATCCTTTACCATTGAAAGACACATTAATCAATTTAGTACAAAAATTACTTAAGAAAAACAAAATTTCTTTTGACAAAGAAGAGTTGGCTTTTCAAATTCAAAGCCATCCTTCTTATCCGAGTTTACATGCAATAACAGGTGTATTAGATCATTTTAACATTGAAAATGTTGCTGCCGACGTTCCTGTAAATTCAGAAACGCTCTCACAACTGCCCGATTGCTTTATTGCACAAATAAACACCGATTATGGTCAAGATTTAGTTGTTATCGAAAAAAACGACATTGAATACATTATTCATAATTCAGAAAATAAAAAAGAAAAAATATCTGAAGATGATTTTCTTAGTAAGTTTACAGGTATTATCGTAGCTGTTGAAGAAACAGAAAATTATCAAGCACCTAAAGACAATACTAAGCTAGCAAAAGCTGTCGGCTTTTCTCTAATTATTGGTCTAGCATTATTTCATGTATTCAACAACACCTCTTCTTGGTACAGCACTTTCTTTTTTCTGCTATCGATAGTAGGCGTTTTTATTAGCGTTGCCATTGTTAAGCAAGAATTAGGGCTAAAAACCTCTATTGGAGATGCTTTTTGCTCAGGTACTGACGATAAAAAAGACTGTGATGCCGTGTTAACCTCTAAAGGCGCAGAAGTTTTTAAGGGGTATAAATTAAGTGATTTCTGTATCCTTTATTTTTCTGGGTTATCACTTTTAACCTTTATACAAATTTCTAATCCTGTAATATCTTACACTATCAGTTTACTCGCTGTACCTATTACTCTATACTCTTTATACTACCAATACGCTGTGGTAAAAAAATGGTGTCTTTTGTGTTTGAGTATTGTTGGAGTACTATGGCTACAAGCTTTAATTCCCGTTTTAAGCAATAGCTATATAGAGGAATTTGTCGTAGCTGATTTTATTACCTTTGGATTGGTTGCTACTCTAACATGGATTACATGGAACTATATAAAACCTTTATTTACTGAAGTTAATGAACTTAAAAAAGAAAAAATTGAAAGTGTAAAATTCAAAAGAAACTATGCGCTATTTGATAATTTACTTCAAAAATCGCCTCAAATCGACACGCAATTAGATAATAGTCAAGAAATTGTATTTGGCAATCCAAACGCTAACCTAGAATTAACCATTATCACCAATCCTTTTTGCGGACATTGTAAGCCTGTTCATGCCCATGTTGATGAAATTTTTAAAAGGTATCAAGATAAGGTAAAAATCAAGATACGTTTCAACATCAATACAGAAGATAAAGAAAATGATATTGTAAAGATTACTAGTAGGCTTATAGAAATATACAACACCAAGGGTGAAAAAGAGTGCCTAACTGCCATGGACGCTATTTACGAAGGGCAAAAACCTGCCGATTGGTTAAAAGAATGGGGTACCTGTGAAAATAAAGAGCCATATATTGCTGTACTAGAAGAAGAAAAAAAATGGTGTACAGAAAACGCTATCAACTTTACTCCAGAAATATTAATTAATGGAAGATCATTTCCAAAAGAATACAAAAGAACTGATTTAATACTATTTATTGAAGACCTAGAAGAAAATTCTCAAGTTTTAATGAGTAGTATGTAAGCTATATATAAAAGACAAAGCCCCGTAAAGGGCTTTGCATGTTTGAACAAAATTCTCTCGCGAAGAATAGACACAATGGTGAGTGTCTTTAAATGTTCGCCGCAAAAGTAACCTTAATATTTGAATTATGAAAAAACAAATTTTAAACTTAGGTAAAGCTTTAAAAAAAGCGGAACAAAAAAAAGTTAGTGGAGGAGGACATATTATCTCTCCACGTGAATGTTGTGGTGGTACTGGGGGTATAATAGTAAACTCTGTACACTGTTCAATGGGAACTTACGGAACAGATTACTGTAACGGACGATGCTGGGCTTGTTATTAATTAAAAACTAAACATCATGAAAAAACAGATTTTAAACTTAGGTAACGCTTTAAATAAAGCAGAACAAACTCAAATTAATGGAGGTTTAAAATTAAAGCCTACTCTATGTTGTGATCCAGCACTGAGATGCTGTACCACAAGTCATTTAGCTCAAAACAATGCCAGTTGTGGAGGAACATATATTTCAGGCTGCCAATACCATCCAGCAACAGAGTGTTGTATCTAAAAACATTTATCATGAAAAAACAAATTTTAAACTTGGGTACTATTTTAGACAAAGCAACTCAAAAGCTAATTAATGGAGGTGATAATCCTGTAGGTTTTTGTGACGAGAATAACAGTTGCCCTTCTGGTCAATATTGTAACGGATTTTATTGCTATGTAGATAATGATAATGGTGCAGGTGGCAGTAACAATTGTACTCATCCGTGGCAGTTTTGTCCAAATGGCGGCATTAGCTGTACAGGGTGTTAATCAGTAAAAACTAAAGATCATGAAAAAACAAATTTTAAATTTAGGTAACGCTTTAAATAAAGCAGAACAAACCCGAATTAACGGAGGAAGACCAACATATTGTCAATGTGACTCTGACTGTGGAGGTGGACAACACTGTTGTAGTAATATATGTTATTACCCCTCAGCTCCTAACTATCCTACAGGCAATTGCCCTGCTCAACCCTGCCTTAAGTTAGAATAGTTTTCAATTCAAACGTAAGCTCATTTAAAAACCATTGTAACTTTTGAAATATATTATGTAATACATATGATTTATAAGTTGAGCTTTCTTTAATTTTTTAAAAACAACTTTAAACTTCTAAATATGAAAAAACAACTTTTAAACTTAGGTAAAGTTTTAAACAAAGCAGAACAAACTTTAATTAACGGAGGTAGAATGCAATGCGATGCTAATAGAGACCGTATATGTGAAGACTTTGGCTGGAAATGTGCAGAAACTTACTGCCAATTAATGCCTTTTTAATCATGAGAAAATCAATTTTAAACTTAGGTAAAGCTTTAAACAAAGCTGAACAAAAAATTATTAGTGGAGGCGGTCTTAGATCTTGTTCACCCTTTTTTGGTGCATGTCGTTTTAATTCAGATTGTTGTACTGAAGAGAATGATGGCTACCCTGTTCATTGCATCAATAGAGTTTGTATTCCAACATAAAAAGTAGAACCTAAACATTAGGTCTTGAAACCTTTAAAAACTTAACAATGAAAAAACAAATTTTAAAATTAGGTAACGCTTTAAAAAAAGCAGAACAAAAAAAAGTTAGTGGAGGACGTAACCCACTACTTGCATGTTGTGGTGGTACTGGGGGTATAATAGTAAACTCTGCACACTGTTCAATGGGAACTTACGGAACAGATTACTGTAACGGACAATGCTGGGCTTGTTATTAATTAAAAACTAAACATCATGAAAAAACAGATTTTAAACTTAGGTAAACCTTTAAATAAATCGGAACAACAATTCATTAATGGGGGACGTGATCCACAGTGTTGTGGTGGTACAGGAGGTATGGAAATAGATTCTTTACACTGTGAATATGGGCTCTTTGGCACAGATTACTGCAACGGAAAATGCTTTTGGTGCTATTAATCAAAAACTAAAAATCATGAAAAAACAAATTTCAAACTTGGGTACAGTTTTAGACAAAACAACTCAAAAACTAATTAATGGAGGTGACGACATCATTGGTTTTTGTGACTATCAAGGAAATTGCCCAGCTGGAAGTTATTGCGAAAACGATTTCTGTGTCAAAGACCATTCATCGGGAGGTGGACCTGGTGGTGGTGGGTCTGGGTGTATTAATCCTCATAGATTTTGTGAAAACGAGTACGACACCTGTTGCTACTACGCATAAAATAACAATCAATTTAACAATATTAATATTAAAAAACAAAACAAATGAAAAAACAACTTTTAAACTTAGGTAAAGTTTTAAACAAAGCAAAACAAACTCAAATTAATGGAGGTAGAAGGCAATGCGACATCAATGGAGACCGCATATGTGAAGACTTTGGTTGGAGATGTGCAGAAACTTACTGCCAATTAATATCTATTTAATCATGAAAAAACAAATTTTAAGATTAGGAAAAATTTTGCCAAAGGCAGAACAAACTAAAATTAATGGGGGTATAGCTATCGCATGCTACTCTCATGCAGATTGCCCTAGACACATGGGATGCTGTAAAGACAGCCCTTATGTTGGATTATGTATGGAAGGAGAAGATTACAGAATGTATTGTGATAATTAAAAAGCAAAACAAATGAAAAAACAAATTTTAAATTTAGGGAAAGCTTTAGATAAAAAACAACAATCTAAAATTAATGGAGGTTTTTTTTCTTGTGTAAGATCCTCAGATTGCTCAGGTAGATATGATTGTTGCTCAGGAGGTACATGTATAAACACTAGTTACGCCTTTTTGCAACCTTATTGCTCATAATAATTACTATAACTAGGTTAGAAATTGTATATTTCTAACCTAGTTATACATTATAACAAAATTGAACTTGAAAAAATTCCCAAATTACAAACAAACAGAAGCAAAAGATTGCGGACCTACGTGTATAAAAATCATAGCAAAATACTATGGTAAAACCATTAACACGCAACAATTAAGAAAA
It includes:
- a CDS encoding DNA-binding response regulator; the protein is MRIEKQSVLIADNCPLICETYQNIISKIARLNPNFSFNTDITYNCNGAYDIVKKTIEKETTLNFIVLDLKLSPSNNRKILSGEDLGLLVRKLLPSTKIIICTDCNDNYRIHSVFKSLNPEGFIIKNDLTSKELKNAIKNITNNIPYYSKTVLSLLRKEVSNNFSIDSLDRKILYELSLGSKMKEMPNYIPLSAASIEKRKRHLKKVFNVKAKGDRELILIAKEKGFI
- a CDS encoding vitamin K epoxide reductase family protein; the encoded protein is MKDTLINLVQKLLKKNKISFDKEELAFQIQSHPSYPSLHAITGVLDHFNIENVAADVPVNSETLSQLPDCFIAQINTDYGQDLVVIEKNDIEYIIHNSENKKEKISEDDFLSKFTGIIVAVEETENYQAPKDNTKLAKAVGFSLIIGLALFHVFNNTSSWYSTFFFLLSIVGVFISVAIVKQELGLKTSIGDAFCSGTDDKKDCDAVLTSKGAEVFKGYKLSDFCILYFSGLSLLTFIQISNPVISYTISLLAVPITLYSLYYQYAVVKKWCLLCLSIVGVLWLQALIPVLSNSYIEEFVVADFITFGLVATLTWITWNYIKPLFTEVNELKKEKIESVKFKRNYALFDNLLQKSPQIDTQLDNSQEIVFGNPNANLELTIITNPFCGHCKPVHAHVDEIFKRYQDKVKIKIRFNINTEDKENDIVKITSRLIEIYNTKGEKECLTAMDAIYEGQKPADWLKEWGTCENKEPYIAVLEEEKKWCTENAINFTPEILINGRSFPKEYKRTDLILFIEDLEENSQVLMSSM